A window of the Chloroflexus sp. Y-396-1 genome harbors these coding sequences:
- a CDS encoding ATP-binding protein: MRAIATTWRDLLLNTTAEVGQAAPTQPVRNPYITGDPVIGKGLVGRDDVLRRLEELWYGSANPPSVVIFGHRRMGKTSILRNLDGRLGSQVHVAYVNLLVLGDLRNGAADLFLKLADSIADTLRHKQVPAPIVDDAAFERRPELAFERYLKQVGKTLNEQRLIIALDEFEQLEEWITNKRLPNDIMKTLRGYIQMDERIAFAFAGLHTLEEMSGNYFQPFFASVIPVKVSFLSRGAVDQVLANPPDPEFGLDYEREALDDIYALTNGQPYLVQLIGHRLVNRFNNLTFEQGKAQEPRFRRADVEAVITSDFFDQARYYFTGVWGQAQQGAPEQQTILRCLASHLDGLPLARLCEISGLPESTVDQALQTLCRHDVVHNRDGQWRYTVELFRRWVEQSGWER; the protein is encoded by the coding sequence GTGCGCGCGATTGCCACGACCTGGCGCGACCTGTTGCTCAATACGACGGCCGAGGTTGGGCAGGCGGCGCCGACGCAGCCGGTGCGCAACCCGTACATTACCGGTGATCCGGTAATCGGAAAGGGGCTGGTGGGGCGCGACGATGTGTTGCGCCGCCTTGAAGAACTCTGGTACGGCAGCGCCAACCCGCCTTCGGTGGTGATCTTTGGTCACCGGCGCATGGGGAAAACCTCGATCCTGCGCAACCTGGATGGGCGATTGGGGAGCCAGGTGCATGTTGCGTATGTCAACCTTTTGGTACTCGGTGATCTGCGCAACGGCGCCGCCGATCTGTTCTTGAAACTGGCCGACAGCATCGCCGACACCCTCCGGCACAAACAGGTACCCGCGCCCATCGTTGACGACGCGGCGTTCGAGCGGCGGCCCGAACTGGCGTTTGAACGCTACCTGAAGCAGGTTGGAAAGACGCTGAACGAGCAGCGCCTGATCATCGCGCTCGACGAGTTTGAGCAACTAGAAGAGTGGATCACCAACAAAAGACTGCCGAACGACATCATGAAGACGTTGCGCGGCTATATCCAGATGGACGAACGGATTGCCTTCGCTTTCGCCGGGCTGCACACGCTCGAAGAGATGAGCGGCAACTATTTCCAGCCGTTCTTCGCCAGTGTCATTCCGGTCAAGGTCAGCTTCCTGAGTCGTGGCGCGGTCGATCAGGTGCTGGCGAATCCGCCCGACCCGGAGTTTGGGTTGGATTATGAGCGTGAGGCGCTTGACGACATCTACGCCTTGACCAATGGGCAGCCGTACCTGGTGCAACTGATCGGGCATCGGCTGGTCAATCGGTTCAACAATCTGACCTTCGAGCAGGGGAAGGCGCAAGAGCCACGCTTCCGACGCGCCGATGTCGAAGCGGTGATTACCTCCGATTTCTTCGACCAGGCCCGCTACTACTTTACCGGTGTATGGGGGCAGGCGCAGCAGGGTGCGCCGGAGCAGCAGACCATCCTGCGCTGCCTGGCGTCGCACCTCGACGGGCTGCCGCTTGCCCGGCTGTGCGAGATCAGTGGGTTGCCGGAGAGCACGGTTGATCAGGCGCTCCAGACTCTATGCCGCCACGACGTGGTGCACAATCGCGATGGGCAGTGGCGCTACACCGTCGAACTGTTCCGGCGCTGGGTAGAGCAGAGCGGATGGGAGCGATAG
- a CDS encoding DUF58 domain-containing protein — MAEPLLTAAFLRKLDRLALQTRRAMAGDLQGERRSPKRGSSVEFADFRPYTAGDDIRQIDWNLYARAERFYLKLFVAEEELNVHLLVDTSRSMAWGDPEKLHYARQIAATFGYIALSNLDRVNVTAFGGRPAAVSGIRGKRGAVALFEFLQRLEAGSTVNLTQFCRTYLQTARSAGPLLLCSDLFDPGWRDALRALTARPFEITIMHILAPQEIDPPIEGDIRLVDSEGGPAVEISADLDVLQRYRETLQSWQQEIEAFCSGRGIRYVPVNTAVPIEEFVFTQLRHAGVVR; from the coding sequence ATGGCCGAGCCATTGCTCACAGCCGCTTTTCTGCGTAAGCTCGATCGTCTGGCTTTGCAAACCCGACGTGCGATGGCGGGCGATCTGCAAGGTGAACGACGTAGCCCGAAACGTGGCTCGTCAGTTGAGTTCGCTGATTTTCGGCCATACACGGCTGGCGATGATATTCGTCAGATTGATTGGAATCTATACGCTCGGGCAGAGCGTTTCTATCTCAAACTGTTCGTGGCCGAAGAAGAGCTAAACGTTCACCTGCTCGTAGATACTAGTCGCAGCATGGCTTGGGGCGATCCGGAAAAGCTCCATTACGCACGCCAGATTGCTGCCACTTTCGGATATATTGCGTTGAGCAATCTTGATCGGGTGAATGTCACCGCATTCGGTGGCCGTCCGGCAGCGGTGAGCGGGATACGTGGCAAGCGCGGGGCAGTGGCACTGTTTGAATTTTTGCAGCGTCTCGAGGCCGGTAGTACAGTTAACCTGACCCAGTTCTGCCGTACCTATCTCCAGACAGCCCGCAGCGCTGGCCCGCTCTTACTCTGCTCTGATCTGTTTGATCCAGGCTGGCGCGATGCTTTGCGTGCGCTTACGGCCCGGCCCTTTGAGATCACGATTATGCACATCCTGGCGCCGCAAGAGATCGATCCGCCAATTGAAGGTGACATCCGCTTGGTTGATAGTGAAGGCGGCCCAGCGGTTGAAATCAGCGCCGACCTCGATGTGCTTCAGCGCTATCGTGAGACGCTGCAAAGCTGGCAGCAAGAGATTGAGGCGTTTTGCAGTGGGCGGGGAATCCGGTATGTGCCGGTTAACACGGCTGTGCCGATTGAAGAGTTTGTATTCACCCAGTTACGACACGCTGGTGTTGTGCGATGA
- a CDS encoding VWA domain-containing protein has protein sequence MSFLAPLALIAAAIVGPMIVAMYLLKLRREERVVSSTFLWQRMVRDIEANAPWQKLRRNLLLLLQLLLMLLLVLALARPFIPVTGISGANLIIIFDRSTSMLATDEPPTRLEAARRQAMALIDQLPDNGRATIITIGGQMEAPIASSSDRRELRRVIEQIQPSYSNQSDLTQALTLASALAAREPDSEVAIISDGNVKVPDGLRVPARVRYFPIGRSSNNVAINAIALQPGAFEQTLFVQATNYGDKQVTRRLSIYLDGQLDFAIDMTIEPGREQSLTQPIPATVGVIEVRLDEGDALPVDDRAYAISPQRETVRVRLVSDGNRFLQTGLSLLPSLEVVQVPTTTTTFFESAAEIPLTIFDGTVPATLPPGNLLFIGPLQSTELFSITGEFDFPLVRPTALEDPILRNVRFTDVNILRAPRIVPGSWARVVVDSDGGPLLLAGEREGRRIVVLAFDLHLSDLPLNIAFPILLANLIEYLLPVSSLQLTTGQPIVAPVDSSIEEVRIIRPDGQVVSSRDGRVQIQANQTFYTDTDLPGIYTLEERRGNTVIASRRFAVNLFAPNESRIAPQRDLTIPQLSGAQSTVARERDGRQEIWRWLALTALIILLIEWLFYQRNALIILRERWRRRAAGSS, from the coding sequence ATGTCATTTCTGGCTCCTTTAGCATTAATTGCTGCGGCTATCGTTGGCCCAATGATTGTGGCCATGTATCTGCTCAAGCTGCGCCGGGAAGAGCGGGTGGTTTCATCAACCTTCCTCTGGCAACGCATGGTGCGTGACATCGAAGCGAATGCACCGTGGCAAAAGTTGCGCCGCAATCTGTTATTACTGTTGCAATTACTACTCATGCTGTTGCTGGTACTGGCGCTGGCCCGTCCATTTATTCCGGTCACCGGTATCAGCGGCGCGAACCTGATCATTATCTTCGACCGCTCAACCAGTATGCTGGCCACCGATGAACCGCCCACCCGGCTCGAGGCAGCTCGACGCCAGGCGATGGCATTGATTGACCAGTTGCCCGATAATGGCCGGGCCACAATCATTACGATTGGCGGTCAAATGGAAGCGCCCATTGCTTCATCGAGTGATCGCCGCGAGTTACGGCGCGTCATTGAGCAGATTCAGCCAAGCTACAGTAACCAGTCCGATCTGACCCAGGCCCTCACACTGGCCTCGGCTCTGGCCGCCCGCGAACCCGATAGTGAGGTTGCGATCATCTCCGACGGTAATGTTAAGGTTCCTGATGGTCTGCGCGTTCCAGCACGGGTACGCTATTTCCCGATTGGGCGTTCATCTAACAATGTTGCGATTAATGCTATTGCTCTCCAACCTGGTGCATTTGAACAGACCCTATTCGTTCAGGCAACAAATTACGGTGATAAACAGGTTACCCGTCGGCTGTCGATCTATCTCGATGGTCAGCTCGATTTTGCGATTGATATGACCATCGAACCAGGGCGTGAACAGAGCTTGACTCAGCCAATTCCGGCGACAGTCGGTGTCATTGAAGTACGCCTCGATGAAGGTGATGCACTACCGGTCGATGATCGAGCCTACGCGATCAGTCCGCAACGAGAAACAGTGCGGGTACGATTGGTCAGTGACGGGAATCGCTTCCTGCAAACTGGTCTTTCCCTACTGCCCAGTTTGGAAGTGGTGCAGGTACCAACGACAACCACTACGTTCTTCGAAAGTGCGGCTGAAATTCCGTTGACTATCTTCGATGGGACAGTTCCTGCGACTCTGCCACCCGGCAACCTGCTCTTTATTGGCCCGTTGCAAAGTACCGAACTCTTCTCAATAACCGGCGAATTCGACTTTCCGCTCGTGCGTCCGACCGCACTCGAAGACCCGATTCTGCGTAATGTGCGCTTCACCGACGTCAATATTTTGCGTGCACCGCGCATCGTTCCCGGTTCGTGGGCGCGGGTGGTTGTCGATAGCGATGGTGGGCCACTCCTGCTGGCAGGCGAACGTGAGGGCAGGCGGATTGTGGTATTAGCCTTTGATCTCCATTTATCTGATCTGCCGTTGAATATCGCGTTTCCGATCCTCCTTGCCAACTTGATCGAGTATCTCCTGCCGGTGAGTAGCCTCCAACTTACTACTGGTCAACCAATTGTGGCGCCGGTTGATAGCAGTATCGAGGAGGTACGCATCATTCGTCCAGACGGCCAGGTCGTCAGTTCGCGTGATGGTCGGGTGCAGATACAGGCGAATCAAACCTTTTACACCGATACCGATCTGCCCGGTATCTATACCCTCGAAGAACGGCGTGGGAACACCGTGATTGCCAGCCGACGCTTCGCGGTTAATCTATTTGCGCCAAATGAGTCTCGGATCGCTCCCCAACGTGACTTAACCATCCCCCAGCTCAGCGGGGCGCAAAGCACGGTCGCCCGCGAGCGCGATGGCCGCCAGGAGATTTGGCGCTGGCTGGCCTTGACGGCATTGATCATTCTGCTGATCGAGTGGCTCTTCTACCAGCGTAATGCACTCATTATCCTCCGAGAGCGTTGGCGACGACGCGCTGCTGGATCGAGTTGA
- a CDS encoding acyl-CoA carboxylase subunit beta yields the protein MESPEEQLETLRRLRERALQGGGPERIAQQHARGKLTARERLALLLDPGSFQEIGALATSPITDEDQRVPGDGTVTGFGKINGRRVAVYAQDFTVMGGSFSAVQANKICRMQDLAIESGIPIIGLNDSGGARIQEGVRSLAAYGEVFVRNVLASGVVPQISAILGPCAGGAVYSPALTDFIIMSESTGYMFLTGPDVIKAVSGRDLSVQELGGAAVHCTRSGVAHLSAADDRAVIELIKRLLSYLPQNNSEDPPQIMPYDRADRVEPALNTLVPADERQGYDAHTLINLIFDYDSFLEIQPLFAQNAVVGFARLDGYAVGVVANQPAIMAGALDIDASDKIARFVRICDAFNIPLITFVDTPGFLPGIEQEYGGVIRHGAKIIYAYSEATVPKISVVVRKAIGGAYVAMSSKQLRCDLNFAWPSAQIAVMGAEGAVRILRREELRTAADPARLMEEFVAEYRRRYFNPYHAADLGQIDEVIEPAETRPRLIRALEILRTKVQQNPPRKHGLYPS from the coding sequence GTGGAAAGCCCCGAAGAACAACTCGAAACACTCCGCCGATTGCGTGAACGAGCATTGCAGGGCGGTGGACCCGAACGCATTGCGCAGCAACATGCGCGAGGTAAATTGACTGCCCGCGAACGCCTAGCATTACTCCTCGATCCTGGCTCGTTTCAGGAAATCGGCGCTCTGGCCACCAGTCCTATCACCGATGAAGACCAACGTGTACCCGGCGATGGTACGGTCACCGGTTTTGGCAAGATTAATGGCCGACGGGTTGCCGTATATGCCCAGGATTTTACGGTGATGGGCGGCTCGTTTTCGGCGGTACAGGCTAACAAGATTTGTCGGATGCAAGACCTGGCCATCGAAAGCGGGATTCCTATCATTGGTCTCAATGACTCAGGTGGGGCGCGTATTCAAGAGGGGGTACGCTCACTGGCCGCTTACGGTGAGGTCTTCGTGCGTAACGTATTGGCTTCGGGCGTCGTTCCCCAAATTTCGGCCATCCTTGGCCCATGTGCTGGAGGCGCCGTCTATTCACCAGCCTTAACCGATTTCATTATTATGTCGGAATCAACCGGCTACATGTTTCTAACCGGCCCTGATGTCATTAAGGCGGTCTCCGGTCGCGATCTATCAGTGCAAGAGTTGGGTGGGGCGGCAGTTCATTGTACCCGCAGTGGCGTCGCCCACCTCTCGGCAGCCGACGATCGAGCGGTCATTGAATTAATCAAACGCTTACTCAGCTATCTCCCCCAAAACAACAGCGAAGATCCACCGCAGATAATGCCATACGACCGGGCCGACCGGGTTGAACCAGCGCTAAACACTCTTGTACCCGCTGATGAACGGCAAGGTTACGACGCTCACACCCTGATCAACCTGATCTTCGACTACGATAGTTTTCTTGAAATCCAGCCACTGTTTGCGCAAAATGCGGTCGTCGGTTTTGCCCGTCTCGACGGCTATGCCGTCGGTGTAGTGGCCAATCAGCCAGCGATAATGGCCGGTGCACTCGATATTGATGCCAGCGACAAAATTGCACGCTTTGTTCGTATCTGCGATGCCTTCAACATTCCGCTTATCACCTTTGTCGATACACCAGGGTTTCTCCCTGGTATCGAGCAGGAGTATGGCGGGGTGATTCGCCACGGCGCAAAAATTATTTACGCCTACAGCGAGGCAACGGTACCAAAGATTTCAGTTGTCGTGCGAAAGGCAATTGGCGGTGCGTATGTTGCAATGTCCAGCAAGCAACTACGCTGCGACCTCAACTTTGCCTGGCCTTCAGCCCAGATTGCCGTTATGGGTGCTGAGGGTGCTGTCCGCATTTTACGTCGCGAGGAATTACGTACCGCTGCCGATCCGGCCAGGCTGATGGAAGAGTTCGTCGCCGAGTATCGACGACGATATTTTAATCCGTACCACGCCGCCGATCTCGGTCAGATTGATGAAGTAATTGAACCAGCCGAAACGCGGCCACGCCTGATTCGGGCACTCGAAATTCTGCGCACCAAGGTGCAACAAAACCCACCACGTAAGCATGGATTGTACCCATCGTAG
- a CDS encoding AAA family ATPase produces MPDTSLVDLIERFTAGVYTPADLDLLREALRAGQIAIATGERAVSLGGNADGAVIVTGDHNRIIILQGNAAAVARELIEPQPKPPAVCPPNPFTPTGGRITDPTRIFDRQREVRQALDYLRSGSSVAFIGDSGVGKSSLLTLLKERAETELGRTPILLDMQNLHSEDDYYQALCEEAGIATTVRGWKLERALRGRRLLLLLDEIEKMTWDGFSHNLRAELRGLAEGEHAPFKLALVARSPLDRLFPDSELNTSPLAGICQQINVEPWNDATARAFIQQRLSRTPVHFSDNEIERLVLSSNGLPLRLMQAAFNLYRTKTSGDV; encoded by the coding sequence ATGCCTGACACGTCGCTGGTAGACCTCATCGAACGTTTTACAGCCGGCGTTTACACCCCTGCCGATCTCGACCTGCTGCGCGAAGCGTTGCGCGCCGGTCAGATCGCCATTGCAACCGGCGAGCGGGCGGTCAGCCTGGGCGGCAACGCCGATGGCGCTGTGATCGTGACCGGCGACCACAATCGGATTATCATTCTCCAGGGGAATGCCGCAGCCGTCGCCCGTGAATTGATCGAACCGCAGCCCAAACCACCGGCAGTCTGCCCGCCCAACCCCTTTACGCCCACCGGCGGGCGGATCACCGACCCCACACGCATCTTCGACCGTCAGCGTGAAGTGCGGCAGGCGCTCGACTATCTCAGATCGGGGAGCAGCGTTGCCTTCATCGGCGACAGCGGCGTCGGCAAGTCGTCGCTGTTGACGCTGCTGAAAGAGCGCGCCGAAACCGAACTGGGGCGAACACCGATCCTGCTCGATATGCAGAACCTGCACAGCGAAGATGACTATTACCAGGCGCTCTGCGAAGAGGCGGGGATCGCCACAACAGTGCGTGGCTGGAAGTTAGAACGCGCCCTGCGCGGGCGACGCCTGCTGCTGTTACTCGACGAAATCGAAAAGATGACCTGGGACGGTTTCAGCCACAACCTGCGCGCCGAACTGCGCGGGCTGGCTGAAGGCGAGCATGCCCCCTTCAAACTGGCGCTGGTGGCCCGCTCGCCGCTCGACCGGCTCTTTCCCGACAGCGAACTGAACACCTCGCCGCTGGCCGGCATCTGCCAGCAGATCAATGTGGAGCCCTGGAATGATGCTACTGCGCGGGCGTTCATTCAGCAGCGGCTGAGCAGAACGCCGGTGCACTTCAGCGATAATGAGATCGAGCGCCTTGTGCTGAGTAGCAACGGCCTGCCGTTGCGCCTGATGCAGGCCGCCTTCAACCTGTACCGGACGAAAACAAGTGGTGACGTATGA
- a CDS encoding zinc ribbon domain-containing protein: MVERICPACRHGNPLENRYCGACGAALTEQDALAPREQSALAPRNFPLALSPMQMRQLGAALALGVATLAVEAGRAWLRHRMGASSAASPITAASAPVVSPPTVTTPLSVTTTIISQRVVEIWEHGELVRQVVERHVWRREE, encoded by the coding sequence ATGGTTGAACGGATCTGTCCGGCTTGTCGCCATGGCAACCCGCTTGAAAATCGGTATTGCGGCGCGTGCGGTGCAGCGCTCACCGAACAAGATGCGCTGGCGCCACGTGAACAATCGGCTCTGGCTCCGCGAAACTTCCCGCTCGCGCTTTCACCAATGCAGATGCGTCAGCTCGGTGCAGCACTGGCCCTCGGTGTCGCAACACTGGCCGTCGAAGCCGGAAGGGCATGGCTGCGTCACCGGATGGGTGCTTCGTCGGCGGCTTCGCCAATCACAGCCGCGTCGGCGCCGGTCGTTTCTCCGCCGACGGTGACAACCCCGCTGAGTGTGACGACAACGATTATCAGCCAGCGCGTGGTTGAAATCTGGGAGCATGGTGAACTGGTGCGTCAGGTGGTTGAGCGTCACGTCTGGCGGCGTGAAGAATAA
- a CDS encoding DUF402 domain-containing protein, whose translation MIEIRLIKPAKGQTICYPATVITRDDRSVTVYAPWRLGRVDLGLFSIEPGDTMIETFYTDRWYNIFRVQRPDGTTCGWYCNVARPARISETTVETEDLEIDLIVSADRRYVELADLAEYEARGIAQNDPKTDAAVRMAIAELHDLIARGEAPFTAESINVQAIPYADDR comes from the coding sequence ATGATCGAAATACGATTGATCAAACCGGCGAAAGGTCAGACAATCTGTTATCCGGCAACGGTCATTACCCGCGACGATCGGAGCGTGACCGTGTACGCTCCATGGCGCCTGGGGCGGGTTGATCTCGGTCTGTTTAGCATCGAACCGGGTGATACCATGATCGAAACATTTTACACCGATCGCTGGTATAACATCTTCCGTGTGCAACGCCCAGATGGCACGACATGCGGCTGGTATTGCAATGTGGCCCGTCCTGCACGGATCAGCGAAACGACGGTTGAAACAGAAGATTTGGAAATTGATCTCATTGTGAGCGCTGATCGTCGCTATGTCGAGCTTGCCGATCTCGCTGAATACGAAGCACGCGGCATTGCTCAGAACGACCCAAAAACTGACGCGGCTGTGCGCATGGCAATTGCCGAGCTGCACGATCTTATCGCTCGTGGTGAAGCGCCATTCACTGCTGAAAGCATCAATGTGCAGGCTATCCCTTATGCTGATGACAGGTAG
- a CDS encoding histone deacetylase family protein: MKIFYGAEHHLHNPPFELLDGRVVSYFETPQRVAIILQALAEAGFATPIPAPSATLNDLVAVHTPDYLEYLSNAAERWQTTGLGEPVFPSAWPLPGLRLRSDCPRAAAGRYTFDLSAPIIAGTFAAACSAAGAALAGAAALLSGDRYVYALCRPPGHHAAAAMAGGYCYLNNAALAANMLAQRHTTGDATWAMRAPTVAILDIDYHHGNGTQSIFYERNDVLTVSLHADPAFEYPYYLGFSDERGAGAGEGYNLNIPLPAGIDDTGYLKALDQALQAIADYGPRYLVVSAGFDTFVADPLGSFALTTAAYRAIGAAIAQLGLPTLVVQEGGYALQELGANVVALLHGVTSDDR, encoded by the coding sequence ATGAAAATCTTTTATGGCGCCGAACATCACCTACATAATCCGCCATTCGAGCTACTCGACGGGCGGGTCGTCAGTTACTTCGAGACACCGCAGCGCGTGGCGATTATTTTGCAGGCGCTGGCCGAAGCCGGATTCGCGACACCGATTCCTGCACCATCGGCCACACTGAATGACCTGGTAGCCGTTCATACACCAGACTATCTGGAATACCTGTCTAACGCCGCCGAACGCTGGCAGACTACAGGATTAGGCGAGCCGGTCTTCCCTTCAGCGTGGCCGTTGCCCGGTCTGCGATTGCGTAGCGACTGCCCACGAGCGGCAGCCGGACGCTACACGTTTGATTTGAGTGCACCTATCATCGCTGGCACTTTCGCCGCCGCTTGCTCAGCCGCAGGTGCAGCACTGGCCGGCGCAGCAGCCCTGCTGTCGGGTGATCGTTACGTCTATGCCCTCTGCCGCCCACCGGGACACCACGCTGCCGCTGCAATGGCCGGTGGGTATTGTTATCTGAATAACGCCGCTCTGGCTGCCAATATGTTGGCTCAACGTCATACCACTGGCGATGCGACATGGGCCATGCGAGCGCCAACGGTCGCTATACTCGACATCGATTATCACCATGGCAATGGTACGCAAAGCATCTTCTACGAGCGAAATGATGTGCTGACCGTTTCCTTGCACGCTGACCCGGCGTTTGAATATCCGTACTACCTCGGCTTCAGCGATGAACGTGGCGCCGGTGCTGGAGAAGGATACAATCTCAATATTCCGTTACCGGCAGGTATTGATGATACTGGCTATCTCAAGGCTCTCGACCAGGCATTACAAGCAATTGCCGATTATGGGCCACGCTATCTGGTTGTTTCTGCCGGCTTCGATACGTTTGTCGCCGATCCACTCGGCAGCTTCGCTCTTACAACCGCAGCCTACCGAGCTATCGGCGCAGCAATTGCCCAACTCGGCTTGCCAACGCTGGTTGTGCAAGAGGGTGGTTATGCGCTGCAAGAGCTGGGGGCCAACGTCGTAGCATTATTACACGGAGTAACTTCAGATGATAGATGA
- a CDS encoding MoxR family ATPase, producing the protein MTAVPQTGVMMSPEEFRQRAQQIEAEVSQVIVGQHELIRQVIITLLAGGNALLEGVPGLAKTTLVRTLADVIDCKFSRIQFTPDLMPADIIGTTLISEDVHGHKSFRFEPGPIFANLVLADEINRATPKTQSALLEAMQERTVTVAKTIHKLPQPFFVLATQNPLEMEGTYPLPEAQLDRFFFKINVAFPSAAELVEIAQRTTGARQPTARHVADGPMILQMQELARTVPIASHVLSYAARLITATHPESKDAPAITKQYVRYGASPRGMQTLILAGKILALLDGRYNVSFGDLRLAALPALRHRVVLNFEAQAEGISADDVVKGVLEAVKEE; encoded by the coding sequence ATGACTGCTGTTCCCCAAACTGGGGTTATGATGTCGCCGGAAGAGTTTCGGCAGCGAGCGCAACAGATTGAAGCTGAGGTTTCGCAGGTTATCGTTGGTCAGCACGAACTGATTCGGCAGGTCATTATTACCCTGCTGGCCGGTGGTAATGCGCTGTTGGAAGGTGTTCCTGGTCTCGCCAAAACCACGCTGGTGCGCACGCTGGCCGACGTAATCGATTGCAAGTTCTCGCGTATTCAGTTTACGCCTGACTTGATGCCGGCTGATATTATCGGTACCACGCTGATCAGCGAAGATGTTCACGGCCACAAGTCATTTCGCTTTGAGCCTGGCCCCATCTTCGCGAACCTGGTGCTGGCCGATGAGATCAACCGTGCTACTCCCAAGACCCAGTCAGCCTTGCTTGAAGCAATGCAGGAGCGCACGGTAACAGTTGCTAAAACGATCCATAAATTGCCACAACCGTTCTTTGTGCTGGCGACCCAGAACCCACTAGAGATGGAGGGAACCTATCCGTTACCAGAAGCGCAACTCGACCGCTTCTTCTTCAAGATTAACGTTGCCTTCCCTTCTGCTGCCGAACTGGTCGAAATTGCGCAACGAACAACCGGTGCGCGCCAGCCAACGGCGCGCCACGTTGCCGATGGACCGATGATCTTGCAGATGCAAGAACTGGCTCGTACCGTACCGATTGCCAGCCATGTCTTGAGTTACGCTGCCCGCCTGATTACTGCTACCCATCCAGAGAGCAAAGATGCCCCGGCAATAACTAAGCAGTACGTGCGTTATGGCGCATCACCACGTGGGATGCAGACCCTGATTCTGGCCGGTAAGATTTTAGCGCTGCTCGATGGACGTTACAATGTCTCGTTTGGTGATCTGCGCCTGGCCGCGTTGCCGGCATTACGCCATCGGGTTGTGCTCAATTTTGAGGCGCAGGCTGAGGGCATCAGTGCTGATGATGTGGTGAAAGGCGTTTTAGAAGCGGTTAAGGAGGAGTGA
- a CDS encoding CPBP family intramembrane glutamic endopeptidase, whose amino-acid sequence MIDDRSLEYPQSLPPTWGWRDLFIALLIIAMGGALTILSLRFATTIGNWDTSRGFVSPPVYLAGTLLYLIIGGTILAVIGPRAGWHDLGLQWPNWLYLALVPPVFIFGMGMMILTNAGVALIFGEIENPQIESLSGGQPFGIGELIALWFLIGGIVPIVEELFFRGVLHHLLRRRFNAATTIVVGAAIFAVVHFIPVLIPGLFVAGLCLGYLREQSGSIWPSVLFHVMQNTLALLAMAFLLATGGMTS is encoded by the coding sequence ATGATAGATGATCGATCACTCGAATACCCACAGTCATTGCCACCAACCTGGGGATGGCGCGATCTCTTTATTGCCCTGCTCATCATTGCCATGGGCGGTGCGTTAACGATCCTGTCACTACGCTTCGCAACAACAATCGGCAATTGGGACACCTCACGCGGTTTTGTCAGTCCACCAGTCTACCTCGCCGGAACGCTGCTTTACCTCATTATTGGTGGAACCATTTTGGCAGTGATTGGGCCACGGGCCGGTTGGCACGACTTGGGTCTGCAATGGCCAAACTGGTTATACCTGGCTCTGGTACCGCCAGTGTTCATTTTTGGTATGGGCATGATGATCCTGACCAATGCGGGAGTCGCGCTGATCTTTGGTGAGATAGAAAACCCCCAAATCGAAAGCCTCTCCGGTGGTCAACCATTTGGGATTGGCGAATTGATCGCTCTTTGGTTCCTGATTGGCGGGATTGTACCGATTGTCGAAGAACTTTTCTTCCGCGGTGTTCTGCACCACCTGCTTCGTCGGCGATTTAACGCTGCAACAACTATTGTGGTAGGGGCGGCTATCTTTGCGGTCGTTCACTTCATACCTGTACTTATTCCTGGTCTGTTTGTAGCCGGTCTCTGTCTTGGCTATCTCCGTGAACAGAGCGGTTCGATCTGGCCTAGTGTTCTCTTTCATGTAATGCAGAATACCCTTGCTTTACTGGCAATGGCATTCCTCTTGGCAACAGGTGGGATGACCAGCTAA
- a CDS encoding EVE domain-containing protein, with the protein MPNYWLLKTEPTVYSFADLLREGRTTWDGVTNNVALKHIRDMRCGDEALIYHTGNERQAVGLAQIVSDPYPDPKQKDPRLMVVDVVPLRWLARPVTLQAIKADPFFADFALVRQGRLSVVPVTAEQWQRLLAME; encoded by the coding sequence ATGCCGAACTACTGGTTACTCAAGACCGAACCAACCGTCTACAGTTTTGCCGATTTGCTTCGGGAAGGTCGCACAACATGGGATGGGGTGACCAACAATGTGGCGCTCAAACACATACGTGATATGCGCTGTGGTGATGAAGCATTGATCTATCACACCGGTAATGAGCGTCAGGCTGTTGGTCTTGCTCAGATCGTGAGCGATCCATACCCCGACCCAAAACAGAAAGATCCCCGGCTGATGGTCGTTGATGTCGTTCCGTTACGATGGTTAGCACGCCCCGTCACATTGCAGGCGATTAAGGCCGATCCTTTTTTTGCCGATTTCGCCCTAGTACGACAGGGGCGTCTCTCGGTGGTACCGGTCACCGCCGAACAATGGCAACGCCTGCTGGCAATGGAATAG